Proteins found in one Terribacillus sp. DMT04 genomic segment:
- the copZ gene encoding copper chaperone CopZ, translated as MEKTLNVQGMSCGHCKASVEGALQKLDGVSAADVNLEAGTVVVSYDEANVTVDTMKEAIEDQGYDVTA; from the coding sequence ATGGAAAAGACACTAAACGTACAAGGCATGTCTTGCGGTCACTGCAAAGCATCCGTTGAAGGTGCTTTGCAAAAACTTGATGGCGTATCAGCAGCAGATGTAAATCTAGAAGCTGGTACAGTCGTTGTATCTTATGACGAAGCAAACGTAACAGTTGATACAATGAAAGAAGCTATTGAAGACCAAGGATATGACGTTACTGCATAA
- a CDS encoding heavy metal translocating P-type ATPase, with translation MSETNHTTLGITGMTCAACSNRVEKVLNKMDGVDAQVNLTTERATVDYDTDKASIEDITKKIEAIGYGVQTEKAEFDITGMTCAACSTRIEKVLNKQDGVKNASVNLTTESAVIEYNAGLIEQQALIEKIRNIGYEAKPKAEAEESRTQKEKELKRKKTKLIISAVLSAPLLLTMLVHLFGVSLPDILINPWFQFALATPVQFIIGWQFYVGAYKNLKNGGANMDVLVALGTSAAYFYSLYEAGKTLGNSGYMPHLYFETSAILITLILFGKYLEARAKSQTTNALSKLLHLQAKEARVIRDGKEMMIPVEEVKAGDHLLVKPGEKIPVDGILVKGRTSVDESMLTGESIPIEKDTGAGLIGSTLNKNGSVEMEATKVGKDTALASIIKVVEEAQGSKAPIQRLADIISGYFVPIVIGIALVTFVIWIAFVEPGQFEPALVAAIAVLVIACPCALGLATPTSIMVGTGRAAESGILFKGGEHLERTHQLEAVVLDKTGTITKGKPEVTDFTGDKEALQLLASAEKGSEHPLAEAIVAHAAENDLPFLDVDDFSAIPGHGIEATIAGKQILVGNRKLMYDRHIAMEGAEEALTSYEMSGKTAMLLAVDGNYRGIVAVADTIKESAPEAIQQLKQLGMEVIMLTGDNERTAQAIAKQVGITHVIAEVLPEQKADKVKEIQSQGKKVAMVGDGVNDAPALVTADIGIAIGTGTEVAIEAADVTILGGELLLLPKAIKISHSTIRNIRQNLFWAFGYNTAGIPVAAIGLLAPWIAGAAMALSSVSVVANALRLKRAKL, from the coding sequence GTGAGTGAAACAAATCATACAACGCTTGGTATTACAGGTATGACATGTGCTGCATGTTCAAATCGAGTGGAAAAAGTGCTGAATAAGATGGACGGCGTGGATGCTCAAGTCAATTTAACAACAGAAAGAGCCACTGTTGATTATGATACAGACAAAGCATCGATAGAGGACATAACCAAAAAAATCGAAGCAATCGGTTATGGCGTTCAAACCGAAAAAGCCGAGTTCGATATTACCGGCATGACTTGTGCTGCCTGCTCTACCCGGATTGAAAAAGTGCTGAACAAGCAAGATGGTGTAAAAAATGCATCTGTTAACTTAACGACAGAAAGTGCCGTTATCGAGTACAATGCAGGCTTAATCGAACAGCAGGCTTTGATTGAAAAGATTCGCAATATCGGTTATGAGGCCAAGCCAAAAGCAGAAGCAGAAGAAAGTCGGACGCAGAAAGAAAAAGAGTTAAAACGGAAGAAAACAAAATTAATCATTTCAGCCGTTCTATCTGCGCCTTTATTACTTACGATGCTTGTTCATTTATTTGGCGTCAGCTTGCCTGACATATTAATAAATCCGTGGTTTCAATTTGCGCTAGCGACGCCTGTTCAGTTTATTATCGGCTGGCAATTTTACGTAGGTGCTTATAAAAATCTGAAAAATGGCGGAGCAAACATGGATGTGCTTGTTGCACTCGGCACAAGTGCTGCTTATTTTTACAGTTTGTATGAAGCAGGGAAAACCCTTGGAAACTCTGGCTATATGCCGCATTTATATTTTGAAACAAGTGCTATTTTAATTACATTGATTTTATTTGGGAAGTATTTAGAAGCTAGAGCGAAAAGCCAAACAACAAATGCTTTATCCAAATTGCTGCATTTGCAAGCAAAAGAAGCACGGGTTATAAGAGATGGCAAAGAGATGATGATTCCTGTAGAAGAAGTAAAAGCGGGTGATCATTTACTTGTAAAGCCGGGTGAAAAAATACCGGTGGACGGTATCCTTGTGAAAGGCAGAACGTCTGTAGATGAATCGATGCTCACAGGAGAATCAATTCCGATTGAAAAAGATACCGGAGCGGGACTCATCGGTTCTACCTTGAATAAAAACGGGTCCGTTGAAATGGAAGCAACAAAAGTCGGAAAAGACACGGCGCTTGCATCGATTATCAAAGTGGTCGAAGAAGCGCAAGGCTCAAAAGCGCCAATTCAACGGCTCGCTGATATAATTTCCGGTTATTTTGTGCCAATTGTTATTGGGATTGCACTTGTGACATTTGTAATCTGGATTGCTTTTGTCGAACCAGGTCAATTTGAACCTGCTTTAGTAGCAGCGATTGCTGTTCTCGTTATTGCTTGTCCATGTGCGCTAGGACTAGCAACACCAACATCCATTATGGTAGGAACAGGGCGAGCGGCAGAAAGCGGAATCCTGTTTAAAGGCGGAGAGCACTTAGAAAGAACACATCAATTAGAAGCAGTCGTACTCGATAAAACAGGGACGATTACCAAAGGAAAACCAGAAGTAACAGATTTCACTGGCGATAAAGAAGCATTGCAATTATTAGCCAGTGCCGAAAAAGGCTCGGAACATCCATTGGCAGAAGCAATCGTCGCGCATGCTGCAGAGAACGATCTTCCTTTCTTAGATGTTGACGACTTCTCAGCTATACCCGGGCATGGTATCGAAGCGACGATTGCCGGAAAGCAAATACTTGTTGGAAATCGTAAATTAATGTATGACCGTCATATTGCAATGGAAGGCGCTGAAGAGGCGTTAACCAGCTACGAAATGAGTGGTAAAACTGCTATGTTACTTGCCGTTGACGGAAACTATCGCGGTATTGTGGCAGTAGCAGATACAATCAAAGAATCAGCACCAGAAGCGATCCAGCAATTAAAGCAGCTCGGTATGGAAGTCATCATGCTGACAGGAGACAATGAAAGAACAGCGCAGGCAATTGCCAAGCAAGTTGGCATTACCCACGTAATTGCCGAGGTACTGCCAGAACAAAAAGCGGATAAAGTAAAAGAAATACAATCACAAGGCAAAAAGGTCGCCATGGTTGGAGACGGTGTCAACGACGCACCAGCGCTCGTGACAGCAGATATCGGAATTGCCATCGGCACAGGAACAGAAGTGGCAATTGAAGCTGCTGACGTTACAATACTTGGCGGCGAACTCCTACTTCTGCCGAAAGCGATAAAAATCAGTCATAGCACAATCCGTAATATCCGCCAAAATCTTTTCTGGGCTTTTGGCTACAATACAGCAGGAATTCCAGTCGCAGCAATCGGCTTACTGGCGCCGTGGATTGCCGGCGCTGCAATGGCATTGAGTTCTGTAAGTGTTGTCGCAAACGCCCTGCGGTTAAAGCGGGCAAAACTATAA
- a CDS encoding metal-sensing transcriptional repressor → MYKRNGGMNVDKFLHDHPSTPRTKDEKQNVINRLKRIEGQVRGIQKMVGEDRYCMDILVQLSAIQSALKNVGFSVTERHMHHCVSDAITKGEGKEAIEELMSVMKQFSK, encoded by the coding sequence ATGTATAAACGAAATGGAGGAATGAATGTGGATAAATTTCTGCATGATCACCCAAGTACGCCTAGAACAAAAGATGAGAAGCAAAATGTAATAAATCGTTTAAAACGAATAGAAGGACAAGTGCGCGGTATTCAGAAGATGGTCGGAGAAGACCGTTATTGTATGGATATTTTAGTGCAGCTTAGTGCAATTCAATCTGCATTGAAGAATGTTGGGTTCTCGGTGACAGAGCGCCATATGCACCATTGTGTTAGTGATGCGATTACCAAAGGCGAAGGCAAAGAAGCAATTGAAGAACTGATGAGTGTGATGAAGCAATTTTCCAAGTAA
- a CDS encoding response regulator transcription factor, with the protein MTHILYIEDEMEIGSWVTEELTERGYNVTWLKTGEGAESYTLAADIVILDVMLPGLDGFSIGKRLKSANENLPVLMLSARTAVEDKLEGLHFADDYVTKPFHPDELAARIEVLLRRFQKHEDVLEIGHLTIRTADMHILDKRTEKEILLTGKQYFIFQYFVRHLNQILTKEQLYEGVWKESFIEGDKTLMVHIRYLREKLEENPAKPAIIETIRGIGYRVKQQ; encoded by the coding sequence ATGACTCACATCTTATATATAGAAGACGAAATGGAAATCGGCAGTTGGGTAACAGAGGAATTAACGGAAAGAGGATATAATGTGACATGGTTAAAAACTGGCGAAGGTGCGGAAAGCTATACTCTAGCTGCAGATATCGTTATCTTAGATGTCATGTTACCCGGTTTAGACGGTTTTTCTATTGGAAAACGGCTAAAATCCGCAAACGAAAATCTGCCTGTTTTGATGCTTTCAGCACGAACAGCAGTAGAAGATAAACTAGAAGGACTTCACTTTGCAGATGACTACGTAACAAAACCATTTCATCCAGATGAACTGGCGGCTCGTATAGAAGTATTGCTAAGAAGATTCCAAAAGCACGAGGACGTATTAGAAATTGGTCATTTAACAATTCGTACAGCAGATATGCACATCTTGGATAAACGAACAGAGAAGGAAATACTTTTAACAGGAAAACAGTACTTCATATTCCAATACTTTGTGCGGCACTTAAATCAAATTTTAACAAAGGAACAGTTATACGAAGGCGTATGGAAAGAGAGCTTTATAGAAGGTGACAAAACCTTAATGGTACATATACGGTATTTACGGGAAAAGCTTGAAGAAAACCCAGCTAAACCAGCTATAATAGAAACCATACGCGGAATTGGATACAGGGTGAAACAACAATGA
- a CDS encoding HAMP domain-containing sensor histidine kinase codes for MNLIRSLQARYMVIILSAVFLLFILQLFSAALGTFLMDTAEESDDRKRSAKVIESHWHKEVHALQNISTDSVEQHFAKWQEAYPEASMFWVDGQGELTEQQVNVNETLPSTWTSAYTAKFLKDHYNGNPFTVVSFLGDDESNGFAVFEIPRSVLEPPLIKVYDQYSNIFFFGSVIFILVFITISYLFFRGIRKRLLHLQEAMTLRDTDHLPLKISVKKEDEIGQLEQSFNHMVHELRESKQREQEEEQLRRELIANLSHDLRTPLTKISAQTYSIGKEKLSPSASQAVNVLTKSVEEVDKLIENLMSYTLLAASKFKFEQKEIHVVRFVREHLASWYPVFEKEQFKIEIDLNSFDRTTWKVDPIWLGSILDNLLQNVFRHASSGRYLKVQTASTDQYDSIIIVDRGKGWKHASKEKGAGIGLSIVDMMVKGMQLEWDITSNTDGATIIIQNPK; via the coding sequence ATGAATTTAATACGATCCTTGCAGGCGCGATATATGGTCATTATTTTATCGGCAGTGTTTTTACTATTTATTCTCCAACTATTCTCCGCTGCCTTAGGAACATTCCTGATGGATACGGCTGAGGAATCAGATGATCGAAAACGATCTGCGAAAGTTATAGAATCACACTGGCACAAGGAAGTACATGCACTGCAAAACATCTCGACTGACTCCGTCGAACAGCATTTCGCAAAATGGCAAGAGGCATACCCAGAGGCATCGATGTTTTGGGTAGATGGACAGGGAGAGTTAACGGAACAGCAAGTGAATGTTAACGAAACACTTCCCTCGACGTGGACATCCGCTTATACAGCGAAGTTTCTAAAAGACCATTATAATGGCAATCCTTTTACGGTAGTATCGTTTCTTGGAGACGATGAAAGTAACGGCTTTGCTGTATTCGAGATTCCAAGATCGGTTTTAGAGCCTCCGCTAATAAAAGTTTATGATCAATACAGCAATATCTTTTTCTTTGGTTCCGTGATATTTATTTTAGTATTTATCACAATCTCTTATTTATTTTTTCGAGGAATTAGAAAGCGACTATTACATTTACAAGAAGCGATGACCCTTCGAGATACAGATCATCTCCCGCTGAAGATATCTGTTAAAAAAGAAGATGAAATCGGTCAGCTTGAACAAAGCTTTAATCATATGGTGCATGAATTAAGAGAAAGTAAACAGCGTGAACAGGAAGAAGAACAACTGAGAAGAGAATTAATTGCTAACCTTTCTCATGACCTTCGGACGCCATTAACCAAAATAAGCGCTCAAACTTATTCCATCGGCAAGGAGAAATTATCCCCCTCAGCAAGCCAAGCTGTAAACGTATTAACGAAATCAGTTGAAGAAGTTGACAAATTAATTGAGAATTTGATGTCTTATACGTTATTGGCAGCTAGTAAGTTCAAATTTGAACAAAAGGAAATCCATGTTGTACGGTTTGTTCGAGAACATTTAGCTTCCTGGTATCCCGTTTTTGAAAAAGAACAGTTTAAGATAGAAATAGATTTAAATTCTTTTGACCGTACGACATGGAAAGTTGATCCCATTTGGCTAGGCAGTATTCTTGATAATCTTCTTCAAAATGTATTCCGTCACGCAAGCAGCGGTCGTTATCTGAAAGTGCAGACAGCATCTACAGATCAATATGATAGCATTATTATTGTCGATCGCGGCAAGGGGTGGAAGCACGCCTCCAAAGAAAAAGGAGCAGGGATCGGCTTATCCATCGTAGATATGATGGTAAAAGGCATGCAATTGGAATGGGATATTACGTCTAATACAGACGGCGCGACTATTATAATCCAGAACCCTAAGTGA
- a CDS encoding ABC transporter ATP-binding protein, which produces MEYVVQTNNLTKRFGKETAVTSLNMKIPKGEIYGFLGPNGSGKTTTIRMLLGLMKPTNGTVTIFQKELKKERIHILRKVGALVENPSYYAHLTAYENLEALRKILDAPKQRINEVLDIVRLSDVAHKKVKGFSLGMKQRLGIAASLLHQPELLILDEPTNGLDPSGIIEIRQLIKHLASAHGMTILISSHLLAEIDQLATTVGIVAKGKMIFQDSIDVMRKLAKSHILLKVSNGQHACRTLLENGIQAEYNNDSLLVAEHANEKVAEAVSILVHHNFSVYRVEEEKRSLEEIFLHMTNEEKAYV; this is translated from the coding sequence ATGGAATATGTCGTGCAAACAAATAACTTAACAAAACGCTTTGGCAAGGAAACTGCTGTTACAAGTTTGAATATGAAAATTCCAAAAGGAGAGATATACGGATTTCTAGGACCTAATGGCTCTGGTAAAACAACCACCATTCGCATGTTATTAGGATTAATGAAACCTACGAATGGGACTGTTACTATTTTTCAAAAAGAATTAAAAAAAGAGCGCATTCACATATTGAGAAAGGTAGGCGCACTAGTTGAAAATCCATCCTACTATGCGCACTTAACAGCTTATGAAAATTTAGAAGCGCTGCGAAAGATCCTAGACGCACCAAAACAAAGAATCAATGAAGTTTTGGATATAGTTCGTTTATCCGATGTGGCCCATAAGAAGGTCAAAGGTTTTTCACTTGGAATGAAACAACGTTTAGGTATCGCTGCTTCCCTGCTTCACCAACCTGAACTGCTTATCTTAGATGAACCAACTAACGGACTGGATCCATCTGGAATTATTGAAATCCGGCAATTGATTAAACATTTGGCGTCTGCGCATGGGATGACCATCTTGATCTCGAGTCACTTGTTAGCAGAGATAGACCAACTCGCTACGACAGTTGGAATTGTCGCGAAGGGGAAGATGATCTTCCAAGATTCTATCGATGTGATGCGCAAGCTTGCGAAAAGTCATATATTGCTAAAAGTTAGTAATGGGCAGCATGCGTGCCGGACATTATTAGAAAACGGAATACAAGCGGAATACAATAATGACAGCCTTCTAGTAGCGGAACACGCCAATGAAAAAGTGGCAGAAGCAGTTAGCATTTTAGTTCACCACAACTTTTCGGTTTATCGTGTTGAAGAGGAAAAGCGGTCACTTGAGGAAATTTTCCTTCACATGACGAATGAGGAAAAAGCGTATGTTTAA
- a CDS encoding ABC transporter permease: MFKRYILTDYLKIKRKGFWLLTFLGPFGVVAMQMVNYAGDRKTYLLKQSENDWTYYLSYINSFASFALVIGIAILTSLMASIENDTNAWKQLLSLPVSKKHVYLSKFMLLAVFLLMSSILLFLFTTIQGIYLDLGDNIPFFELLKYSFYPYFASLPILALQLWIAVVSINQSIPTTTGVIGVILTYSAADLPDWMIWKWPTLVSDWNEPVLSVILGIAVGSFVYILGMIDFVRRDVK, from the coding sequence ATGTTTAAACGATATATTTTGACAGACTATTTAAAGATAAAACGAAAAGGATTCTGGCTGTTAACCTTCTTAGGTCCTTTCGGTGTTGTGGCTATGCAAATGGTGAATTACGCCGGTGATCGTAAAACATATTTATTAAAGCAAAGCGAAAATGATTGGACGTATTACTTATCATATATAAATTCATTTGCTTCCTTTGCACTTGTCATTGGTATTGCTATTTTAACTTCGCTTATGGCCAGCATAGAAAACGACACAAATGCATGGAAGCAGTTACTCTCCTTGCCGGTTTCTAAGAAACATGTATACTTATCAAAATTTATGTTGCTAGCTGTTTTCTTATTGATGTCTTCCATTTTATTGTTTCTGTTTACTACCATACAGGGAATATATCTTGATTTAGGTGACAATATCCCTTTCTTTGAACTTCTAAAGTATAGCTTCTACCCTTACTTTGCGTCGCTGCCAATTCTAGCACTACAGCTATGGATTGCGGTTGTTAGTATAAATCAAAGTATACCAACCACAACGGGAGTCATTGGCGTTATTTTAACCTACTCTGCTGCTGATTTACCAGATTGGATGATTTGGAAATGGCCAACATTAGTAAGTGACTGGAATGAACCTGTCCTAAGCGTCATACTCGGCATTGCAGTTGGCAGTTTCGTGTATATACTCGGTATGATTGACTTTGTCAGAAGGGACGTGAAATAG
- a CDS encoding ABC transporter permease has product MFSILHAEWFKLRKTKIIPLIFVGPLVGLVIGFSYNFHDRIVEVVGDQWILLSITMNLVYALLFLPLITGVLASSICRYEHQTGGWKQLLTLPVTRGKLFIAKYILLMLLVLAMQLLLLATLYIIGAIKGFTTPFPLEVFWKSILGGWVATFPLVALQLWMSILFKSFAAPLTVNVIFTLPSVLIINSERYGPYYPWAQPFSMMYIGEHTNNIFFIPWEQVVFIVGGSFVLFFAGGYLYFQRKSV; this is encoded by the coding sequence ATGTTTTCAATTCTCCATGCAGAATGGTTTAAGCTGCGGAAAACGAAGATAATCCCTCTCATTTTCGTCGGACCACTTGTTGGACTGGTTATTGGGTTCAGTTATAACTTCCACGATAGAATTGTTGAGGTTGTGGGTGATCAATGGATACTATTATCGATTACCATGAATTTAGTATATGCATTACTATTTTTACCACTGATAACAGGTGTTTTAGCGAGTTCAATCTGCAGATATGAACACCAAACTGGCGGATGGAAACAGCTGTTAACGCTACCTGTGACTAGGGGAAAGTTATTTATCGCTAAATATATATTATTGATGCTTCTTGTACTGGCTATGCAGTTATTATTACTTGCCACCCTATACATAATAGGAGCAATAAAAGGCTTCACCACTCCTTTTCCGTTGGAAGTCTTTTGGAAAAGTATCCTTGGCGGATGGGTAGCAACATTTCCTTTAGTCGCCTTGCAATTATGGATGTCCATTTTATTCAAGAGTTTTGCTGCACCTCTTACTGTTAATGTTATTTTTACATTGCCATCCGTATTAATTATAAACTCTGAACGTTACGGACCTTATTATCCATGGGCGCAGCCTTTTTCCATGATGTACATTGGCGAACATACAAACAACATCTTCTTTATTCCTTGGGAACAAGTAGTATTCATTGTTGGAGGAAGTTTTGTTTTGTTTTTTGCAGGCGGATACTTATATTTTCAAAGAAAGTCTGTTTAG
- the pfkA gene encoding 6-phosphofructokinase: MIHKIAVITSGGDSPGMNAAIRAIVKSANYHDIEVYGVEGGYQGLIEDKLSILRTPDVETIANKGGTILKTSRSLAFMDEPGRQQAVDVLRNYGIADVIVIGGEGSLQGAQKLQELGVRVVGIPGTIDNDLDYTDYSIGFDTTLNTVLSSIGRIKDTGLSHNKTTIVEVMGRHCGDLALFTAIAGEGDIISTPEYKLSPEQICEKLQDRRSKGRNDNIIVVTERIYNLDELQQYIEDNMNIEVRTTVLGFIQRGGEPSAFDRILANKMGVKAVHMLMEGESGYAIGIKSNQLIQKDLKTMLDEKTDKQPNYDLLEMLLHTT; this comes from the coding sequence ATGATACATAAGATAGCCGTCATAACGAGCGGAGGAGATTCACCAGGTATGAACGCAGCCATACGTGCTATCGTGAAAAGTGCAAACTACCACGATATTGAAGTATACGGTGTCGAAGGCGGATACCAAGGGCTAATTGAAGATAAACTGTCCATTTTGCGCACACCAGATGTCGAGACAATCGCCAACAAAGGCGGTACAATCCTAAAGACATCCCGTTCTCTAGCTTTCATGGATGAACCGGGAAGACAACAGGCAGTAGACGTGCTGCGCAATTACGGAATCGCAGATGTTATTGTTATCGGCGGTGAAGGATCCCTACAAGGTGCACAAAAGCTGCAAGAATTAGGCGTCAGAGTTGTTGGTATCCCAGGAACGATTGATAATGATTTGGATTACACCGATTATTCCATCGGCTTTGATACAACACTAAACACCGTGTTAAGTTCCATTGGCAGGATCAAAGATACGGGCTTATCGCATAATAAAACGACAATTGTCGAAGTAATGGGCAGACATTGCGGCGATTTGGCGCTATTCACTGCAATCGCTGGAGAAGGCGATATTATTTCCACACCAGAATACAAGTTAAGCCCCGAACAAATTTGTGAGAAGCTGCAGGATAGAAGAAGTAAAGGCCGGAATGATAATATTATTGTCGTGACAGAACGGATATACAATCTGGATGAACTGCAGCAGTATATTGAAGACAATATGAACATAGAGGTGCGAACAACTGTATTAGGATTTATCCAGCGCGGCGGTGAACCTTCTGCATTTGACCGAATCCTTGCCAACAAAATGGGCGTCAAAGCTGTGCATATGTTAATGGAAGGTGAATCAGGCTACGCCATCGGCATTAAATCTAATCAGCTCATTCAAAAAGATCTCAAAACGATGCTGGACGAAAAAACCGACAAGCAGCCAAATTATGATTTGCTGGAAATGCTGCTGCATACAACGTAA
- a CDS encoding zinc-binding alcohol dehydrogenase family protein — MKAIGIYKNTSVDEDNCFIEEQVDKPAAKAKDVLVKVKAVSVNPVDTKQRKMKEDDGNFRILGFDAAGIIEEVGEDVQGFQPGDEVFYAGSVARQGSNSEYQLVDYQVIAKKPSNLSFSDAAALPLTALTAWEAMFEKMQIPLDIEANKGKTILLINAAGGVGSIASQLAKLHGLTVVGTASREETEKWANQHGTERTINHHEPLHPQLEALDLDIDTVDYVFCMHQLDKAWDDIIEVIKPEGIIAAITGPAEGIKLTDLTSKSLTLVWEYMFTRTLHQTASQHKQGEILTKVAELLEEGRLRTTKTEELKGLTVENLQEAHKRLEAGSMIGKLVISV; from the coding sequence ATGAAAGCTATTGGTATTTATAAGAACACATCTGTGGATGAGGATAACTGTTTTATCGAAGAACAGGTGGACAAGCCTGCTGCAAAAGCCAAAGACGTCTTGGTGAAAGTAAAAGCAGTAAGTGTGAACCCGGTTGATACGAAGCAGCGAAAAATGAAAGAAGATGATGGGAACTTCCGCATTCTTGGCTTCGATGCGGCTGGTATCATTGAAGAAGTAGGTGAAGATGTACAAGGATTTCAGCCTGGCGATGAGGTCTTTTATGCTGGATCTGTTGCACGTCAAGGGTCGAATAGTGAATACCAGCTTGTCGATTATCAAGTGATTGCGAAAAAGCCTTCCAACCTTAGCTTCTCAGATGCGGCTGCACTTCCATTAACAGCGCTCACAGCATGGGAAGCAATGTTTGAGAAAATGCAGATTCCGCTCGATATCGAAGCAAATAAAGGGAAGACAATTTTGCTGATAAATGCAGCTGGCGGCGTTGGATCCATTGCATCTCAGCTGGCGAAACTTCATGGTTTGACTGTAGTCGGCACTGCTTCACGCGAAGAAACGGAAAAATGGGCCAATCAGCATGGAACAGAACGGACAATTAATCATCACGAACCGCTTCATCCGCAGCTGGAAGCACTAGATCTGGATATTGATACCGTCGATTATGTATTTTGTATGCACCAGCTGGACAAAGCGTGGGATGACATTATCGAGGTAATCAAACCAGAAGGCATTATTGCGGCGATTACAGGGCCGGCTGAAGGAATCAAGCTGACAGATTTGACTTCGAAGAGTTTGACGCTTGTATGGGAGTACATGTTCACTCGTACACTGCATCAGACAGCCAGTCAACATAAGCAAGGTGAGATCTTGACGAAAGTAGCAGAGCTTCTCGAGGAAGGGCGTCTGCGCACAACAAAGACAGAAGAATTGAAAGGTCTTACAGTGGAAAATCTTCAAGAAGCGCATAAGCGACTGGAAGCTGGCAGCATGATTGGGAAACTGGTTATTTCTGTATAA
- a CDS encoding ThuA domain-containing protein yields the protein MRVTIWNEFRHEKENDTVKSIYPRGIHGAIAEFLEQAGYAVQTRTLDDPEQGLDQETLQQTDVLIWWAHKAHAEVHDHAVERVKQRVLAGMGLIVLHSGHFSKIFRNLMGTTCDLKWREDGEKERIWVVQPSHPITRGLEEYFELPQEEMYGEHFDIPEPDHTLFISWFEGGEVFRSGCTYNRGKGKIFYFRPGHETYPTYYDKNVQTVICNAVEWAAAPSAVVPNYGNTEALEPILRLAKK from the coding sequence ATGCGCGTTACCATATGGAACGAATTTCGTCATGAGAAGGAAAACGACACGGTAAAAAGCATCTACCCCCGAGGCATTCATGGAGCAATTGCTGAATTTTTAGAGCAAGCAGGATATGCAGTACAAACTCGTACACTTGATGATCCTGAGCAAGGATTGGATCAAGAAACACTGCAGCAAACAGATGTACTGATTTGGTGGGCGCACAAAGCCCATGCAGAAGTGCATGATCATGCGGTCGAGCGTGTGAAGCAGCGCGTTTTGGCAGGCATGGGATTAATCGTGCTGCATTCAGGTCATTTTAGTAAGATATTCCGTAACTTGATGGGAACAACTTGTGATTTAAAATGGCGCGAGGACGGAGAGAAAGAAAGGATTTGGGTGGTGCAGCCGAGTCATCCGATTACACGAGGACTGGAAGAGTATTTTGAACTTCCTCAAGAGGAGATGTACGGCGAGCATTTTGATATACCCGAACCCGACCACACGTTATTTATCAGTTGGTTTGAAGGCGGGGAAGTATTCCGAAGCGGCTGTACGTATAATCGAGGAAAAGGGAAGATATTCTACTTCCGGCCTGGACATGAAACGTATCCGACTTACTACGATAAAAATGTGCAAACCGTTATCTGTAACGCTGTGGAATGGGCAGCAGCACCATCAGCTGTAGTTCCTAATTACGGGAATACAGAAGCCCTCGAGCCAATCTTGCGCTTAGCAAAGAAATGA
- a CDS encoding chromate transporter gives MIYWQVFLAFFIPGIIGYGGGPATIPLIENEVVDRYGWMSTADYSQTLALANALPGPIATKLAGVIGYQQAGVLGAAIGLFATVAPSLILMIGLLSLLAKFKDSPRVKRMTAYIRPTIAVLLAGMAISFFHTSYESAGWIHTVILVVASYLLMERWKVHPAFVILGALVYGAVLIG, from the coding sequence ATGATTTACTGGCAGGTTTTCCTAGCTTTCTTTATTCCGGGGATTATCGGATATGGCGGCGGTCCTGCTACGATTCCGCTCATCGAAAATGAAGTGGTAGACAGATATGGTTGGATGTCTACCGCTGATTACAGCCAGACGCTAGCCTTGGCAAATGCGCTTCCAGGGCCAATTGCCACGAAGCTCGCTGGTGTGATTGGCTACCAGCAGGCAGGCGTGCTTGGTGCGGCGATTGGTTTGTTTGCCACTGTTGCGCCGTCGCTTATTTTAATGATTGGATTGCTAAGTTTGTTGGCGAAGTTCAAAGACTCTCCGCGGGTTAAAAGAATGACGGCTTATATTCGTCCAACAATTGCCGTATTACTCGCTGGTATGGCAATCAGCTTTTTCCACACGTCTTATGAAAGTGCGGGTTGGATACATACTGTCATCTTGGTGGTGGCAAGCTACTTACTTATGGAAAGATGGAAGGTACATCCGGCTTTTGTGATTTTAGGGGCGCTTGTATATGGTGCTGTTTTAATTGGTTAG